Proteins found in one Campylobacter canadensis genomic segment:
- a CDS encoding Cj0814 family flagellar-dependent secreted protein — MKVNATGIHTTITVKKSTKNDLNFGDFLNNNEKTQAIINEQKSNKAFNTLSTSSIFNPLYGYSVDNNGFMGADFNKAAGLPDDFKIHSSTLKEIERYNETMNVYSVMKRNLGSAKYKKTFDNIDMADTIKQYYKLFSTITHDNKDYPMGVSIDTGSTGFSFDYIGDVSKYKVTNIYKTNEELNYAKSIDAIGFNVFELSFVPKNVAEDDKEFSFSPDFSMYNEKERNFIGFLQSIEPHASKSGNTRLSQSALSYALMTKADHENIQAQMRSHNILLKTAEEIKNSGIDELLKTNNEVARFLEKTKV; from the coding sequence ATGAAAGTAAATGCAACAGGAATTCATACAACTATTACAGTAAAAAAATCTACTAAGAATGATTTAAATTTTGGTGACTTTTTAAACAATAATGAAAAAACTCAAGCAATAATTAACGAACAAAAATCCAATAAAGCATTTAATACATTAAGCACTTCTTCAATCTTTAATCCACTTTATGGTTATAGCGTGGATAATAATGGCTTTATGGGTGCTGATTTTAATAAGGCTGCAGGCTTGCCAGATGATTTTAAAATACACTCAAGCACTCTAAAAGAAATAGAAAGATACAATGAAACAATGAATGTTTATTCAGTTATGAAAAGAAATCTAGGCTCTGCAAAATATAAAAAAACCTTTGATAATATTGATATGGCAGATACAATAAAGCAGTATTACAAGCTTTTTAGCACTATTACACACGATAATAAAGACTACCCAATGGGTGTTAGTATAGATACTGGTAGCACTGGATTTAGTTTTGATTATATAGGCGATGTAAGCAAGTATAAAGTTACTAATATTTATAAAACTAATGAAGAATTAAATTATGCAAAAAGCATTGATGCAATAGGCTTTAATGTATTTGAGCTTAGCTTTGTACCAAAAAATGTTGCAGAAGATGATAAAGAATTTAGCTTTAGCCCTGATTTTTCTATGTACAATGAAAAAGAACGCAATTTTATAGGCTTTTTACAAAGCATTGAACCACATGCTAGTAAAAGTGGTAACACTAGATTAAGTCAAAGTGCTTTAAGTTATGCTCTAATGACAAAAGCAGACCATGAAAATATACAAGCACAAATGCGCAGCCACAATATCTTATTAAAAACTGCAGAAGAAATAAAAAATAGTGGCATTGATGAGTTGTTAAAAACAAATAATGAAGTAGCTAGATTTTTAGAAAAAACTAAGGTTTGA